DNA sequence from the Salmo trutta chromosome 28, fSalTru1.1, whole genome shotgun sequence genome:
CAATCATTTAGTTAGTAATATTATAAAGTACCAGTATTTAAATATTCTTTCCATGACCAAAAttaaaacacaaagcagaccgaactctttggtcctttaaaaacctcctgtatgtaaaatattgtctgCTAAAGCTTGTAATATAAATTCATGTGACTGCATggcaacataatgatgtttgtttacaacattagggctgttttcctaacaAAGTTAAATcagctttgtgttttgtttccttgtcaCGATACTAACGAGCATCACAATACTGTTATAGTCCCATCCCTAGTATAAAGTCATCTGCATTACTCAGTTATTACTACGATAGTCTGAAATATTGAATCTAAATAGATAACGTACAGGGAGTTACTGGTGACTTGTAGAGGTCCCGTTTCTTGCACAGGAACCTATGATGTATTACACAAGTTAGGATCGCTATAGCAACTAAAACAGACTAAATGACAATAACATTGGATTCTTTATCCATACAATTAACAGAATTGTACACTCACTACAAATCATTTTTCAGGAAAAACAAACTTTGACAATGGATTTGATTTCATAACAATGTTATTAGAGGGTTTATATTAAAACTTCAAATTACTAGGATTTGGATTTCAAAACATTTTAAACAATAGAAAAGTGAAATAGAATAACTTACCTCACAGAATTCATGCAGCTCTGAAAGTTCAGTAAAAAGAGTCATATTAATAGAAGCAAAACAAACtagttaagatggtgaggaaggtatTAATGCAAATAAATAGACTGACCTTTCTTACGTTTAGCTGAAAACACAAGAGTAATCAGATTAGTAGGGTAAAGACAACTCACCATGAATTGCATGTGTATGTATTAGAGTAGCAAGTTACATGACAATTACATGCTTTTAAAGAAATGACTCATTTAAAAGAGAAATAAAGTTAGATAAACAAAGGACTAACCTCTTGCCAGGTAGAAACAAAACAGTAcagctactaataataataataataataatattggaGCTATTAGAGTGGTATGGCTCCTTGGTGGCACTTTGTTACAAATAACATCTTGTCTAGAATTTCCATCTTCAGTCTTCACGCGTCTCATTGCTGCACAACTGCAGAGTAAGAAACACATAAACACTTATTTAATTATGCAGGTCAACTACAGCATATTGTAATGTCAGGTTTTATATGGATTAATGgtaaatccatttcaattcaatcactttttgacagcatcccaTTTGATTTAAGCAAGActttccatacatatttgcctATAGAAGAAGTGGTTATAAAGTTACTTTTTGGATCTGAAtgacaaaacattcaggagatgaAGGTGCTCAAATTTGACCCATTTTGCAAagcccaccataccatgagacatccatggcttcatcactggaaaagataaacggttgtGTTTAATCATTTCTTGAAAAGAAAGTTGTGATACCTTCCATGCCTCGTTTTTCCCCCCAAAATGAAATAGTTTATAGTTTGAAacccctgtttgtaagcttttaaattatatcaatCTCAAtcatttatcttttccagtgatgaagacatggatgtctcatggtatggttgtaaggatcgacgctggtagagatgagaagcaggtacagagaGAACGGAGAGAACATTTAATTATCAACGGACATGGAactgaacaggacagaacagcgtctggacaagaacacataacgacattaatgcagacacagggaacaaacgggGAAGCAGACAGTTATAGACGGGGAAATCAACAAAGGGAAAGAGTCCAGGTGGGTCCAATGAGCACTGCTGCGTGTAATGatagtgacaggtgtgcgtaatggggcggcagcgtagcctagtggttagagcgttggactagtaaccgaaaggttgcaagatcgaatccctgagctgacaaggtacaaatctgtcgttctgcccctgaacaaggcagttaacccactgttcctaggccgtcattgaaaataagagtttgttcttaacttacttgcctagttaaataaaaataagggTAGCCTGGTGCCCTTGAGAACCAGAGCAGGTGTGAcaatggtggggtatgcaaaataggTCAACACCTTTTATCTCTTTAatattttggcattcaggtccaaaaaataattttctgagcacttctacaatgggcaaatatgtatggaaggttttgttTAAAAGaggtgctgtcaaaaagtgaatgaattcaaatggatttaccatTAATCCAGCCTGTAATTATATTGTCAACCATTATCTGGTTGCCAGAACATAATTTATAGATGGCTATCAGAGCATTGATACTGTTTAGTGAAATATAATATCATCAATGTCACCATTACTTTTAAAGAAAAAAGAAACCTAAAGCAATTCAAGAAACTCTAGAACACAAACGATGACCTACTCAGTCCAAGCAGTGCAGTTCACACCATGTTGTGAGTAAAAGCCATGCTGACACTCCTCACATATGGTATCTGTTGTCTTTGTTCCTATAAAGTGAGAACAAACAATGTTCTGTTCAAAAGTAAACCATTGAGGTGATGGAGAAGTCAAAATCACCTGAGGTATGACTTCACTTCAAAAATAAACCATTGCAAAAAAACACTAAGCTATCTAGAGCCCATGTTATATTCATTTATCAGAATTATAATGTCCTGTACGATATTTATCCTCTACTTCATACTTACCAGGTGATTTAGTACTCTGTCCCGGTGAACAGTGTGTATGTTCTACTGCAAAGTTACACTCAGAGTTGGATGAGTAGCTTCTACAGTAGTATCCATCTAGAACGTCGCAGACTGTGTTACTTGTTGGTTTGCATTCTGTCTGAGTGAACATGCCCTGTCCTGGAAAATATCAGGGTTGATTAATTTCAGTCAGAGGACCACTTATGAGAAGGCACCtcatacccttttcacactattgtGGTGACCTGAAACGTAAGACACTGGCTCAGATATTTTCTATTTTACTTTCCAGTTGGTGGATGCAGAACCAAGCCAGTGCCATACAAGTCAGCTCAGCAGTGAAAAGGGGATGATGTCTACTGCTAAAAGGAAAGATGGGAAGGTTTGGaagaaatgtaaatgtacctgGGTCACAGGGACTGCAGGGAAAGCACTTGGTTAGACCATTGGCCTCGTTCATGAAGGTCCCTCTGATACAGGGTATGCAAGATGTGCTGAACACCAATGTACAATTTCTGCGGACCACCAAGCCTAATCATAGAAAATACAATTtattaaaacttgagacattacATATTTTCTTTAAGTAGCCTAGTTTTGTTGTTTGGCTATTTGAAGAGAACTCACAGCCCACCTCTTCCAATGCACTATGGAAAAGTGTGCATCGAATTCTACTAGAAGAGtataacatcctggcatttaaaccatACTCGATTTTCAAAAATGAATCTCCTATAAAAACATGTTAAGTGCACTTTGTTGATTTCAGTAGGGTATCCCCATATTTAATTGATCAGATGTTGTCAAAGCCGAAATGAGTGACATCTGTCCATTTAAAGTATACttgatttttttaaatatcacatACTACAAAACGTTCCTTTTTCACATACTCAGACGGCGACTATTTAAGAcgcaagtatgggtattcggacagaACCAGTGTTTCATGGAACACAGTTCTCTGCATCATTACGTTTTTTCTGGCCCCCGTTGACATCCAAGGGGGTTGTTTTCATAGGACCTGATCTACTATCTTTTTCACTACATACTGGCATGGTTCTGGAGATACTAAATATAAtgtcaaaatgtggaaaagtgaccCTTTAAACGGGAAAATGCCGAATAGCGAAGCTTCTGCCGTGGTGTTTGAATGTAGCCTAAGTAGTTTTTGTTCTCCTTAAAATGATCATGAGTATTGCATCCTGGTCTTTTTTAGTTTTCTACCCAAAGTGGATTTCTGTTTTTTCATTGAAAAGTGTTTCTTGTTCTCTTGGCCTTTGTCAGCGCTTTTAAACTAAATACTAAATCAACTTTTGATTTCTGAGTGTGTCAGCACCGG
Encoded proteins:
- the LOC115165385 gene encoding tumor necrosis factor receptor superfamily member 14-like, with amino-acid sequence MICLSSAQYVLIGLNFMHVFGSDCGPAEYKKVDGQCCPMCGKGLVVRRNCTLVFSTSCIPCIRGTFMNEANGLTKCFPCSPCDPGQGMFTQTECKPTSNTVCDVLDGYYCRSYSSNSECNFAVEHTHCSPGQSTKSPGTKTTDTICEECQHGFYSQHGVNCTAWTDCAAMRRVKTEDGNSRQDVICNKVPPRSHTTLIAPILLLLLLLVAVLFCFYLARAKRKKELHEFCEVPVQETGPLQVTSNSLVKTAENVPGNVVTD